The nucleotide sequence AAGCGCAGCACGGTTCTGCTCGACCTGGACCTCCGCTTCGGCGCGATGGCGATGAGCCTCGACCTCGAGCCGTCGCGCGGCTTGCGGGAGATCCTCTCCACGCCCGAGCGCATCGACACACTCTTGATCGAATCCGCGGTGACGCCCGCCGCGGACCGGCTGCGCCTGCTCAGTGCCGAAGAACCGCTCGATGCCGAATTCAGCCTACCCGCCGAGGGAATCTCGGCGCTGCTCAAATGGCTGGAAGGCCATTCGGACATCGTCCTGATGGACGTTCCGCGTCATTTCGATGCCATCGCTAGGGCGGCAATCGAGGCCGCCGACATCATCTGCATCGTGACGGACCTCAGCCTTGTTGGAATGCGCGACAGCAAGCGGATGCTGGCGCTGGCGCAAGCGGCGGGAGGTGAAACGGTGATGGTCGCGAACCGGGTCGGCGGTGTCGCCGGCGAAGTCCCGCAGGCCGAGTTCGAACGCGGCATCGGCGCGGCGTTCGACCATGTCATTCCCAACGACTCCAAGGCGGCGGCCGATGCGGCCGACCGCGGCAAATCGCTTCTGGAGGTCAGCGCCAACAAGGGCTTTACCGAGGCTCTGAACGGGCTCGCCGCCCGTCTGGCGGGGGGATCGTCCGACGTTGCCGGGACGTTGGCTCCTCAATCGTGGCTGAAGCGAATTCTTGGGTAATAACAATTCATTAAGTATTTCTACGAAGCGTATTTTTACCAAATGGGCCGGCCCGGTCCGTTCTGACATAAGCGTGTTCGAGACGGAGCGCTGAGGCCTCCGATGTCTCTCACTCGAACGAAATGGACGAACGGACATGCACAAGTTTTTGAAAAATCTTCGTGACAATCGCAGCGGCGCCACCGCCATCGAGTACGGCCTGATCGCGGCCTTCGTGTCGCTGGCCATGGTCGTCGCCCTGCCGACGATCAAGACCAACCTCGGCGCCAAGTTCAATGAAGTGGGCTCGCAGCTCGCTACGCCGACTGTCTAACAACGAGCGGCGGACGCAAGCCTCCGCCAGCCTCCACCGACCTGAGGTACACGGACTTAGGTCCGGTCCCGGTCGGTGGAGGGGCCTCGGCCCCTTATCCGAGCCTTCTTCATCCTACCCTGAGCGAGATTTGAGCCCGAGCCACTGCCCGGCTTTCGCCACCCCCTGCGGAGAGCGTGAATGTTCGGTAGAAAAGCCGTAGCCGAAAAAGTGACGACGCAGCGCCCGCCGCTGCAGCTTGCCAATCTCGCCTTGCACCCGACCAACGATCTCCCGTTGCCCGGCAATGACACCCAGGCTGCGCCTGGCGGCATCGAGCCGACGAAAACGGGTGACGCCAAGCCC is from Sphingosinicella humi and encodes:
- a CDS encoding AAA family ATPase, with product MIDSLGSPSARDVIAFAADEATRGVAREAVALAGIADYEVQEGGLAAALDYLSKGPAPATLVVDVSDCDDVIDCLDRLADACEPHTRVIAIGAVNDIELYRKLLEMGLTDYLVKPVSLQALANGLRRAREVESVPSQSPSTSLRKIALLGAKGGVGATSLALSLGAALADRHKRSTVLLDLDLRFGAMAMSLDLEPSRGLREILSTPERIDTLLIESAVTPAADRLRLLSAEEPLDAEFSLPAEGISALLKWLEGHSDIVLMDVPRHFDAIARAAIEAADIICIVTDLSLVGMRDSKRMLALAQAAGGETVMVANRVGGVAGEVPQAEFERGIGAAFDHVIPNDSKAAADAADRGKSLLEVSANKGFTEALNGLAARLAGGSSDVAGTLAPQSWLKRILG
- a CDS encoding Flp family type IVb pilin, which produces MHKFLKNLRDNRSGATAIEYGLIAAFVSLAMVVALPTIKTNLGAKFNEVGSQLATPTV